In Leptospira saintgironsiae, the DNA window GGGAACTTGGAAAGACTTAACAGATAGTGTGAACTCGATGGCATCTAACCTAACAGGCCAGGTTCGTAATATTGCCGAAGTTACTACAGCGGTTGCAACGGGTGACTTATCCAAGAAAATCACAGTGGATGTTAAAGGAGAGATCCTAGAACTCAAAAACACGATCAACACGATGGTGGATCAGTTGAACTCATTCGCTTCTGAGGTAACTCGGGTAGCGAGAGAGGTAGGTGCGGAAGGTAAGCTTGGTGGACAAGCAGACGTTCGAGGAGTTGCAGGAACTTGGAAAGACTTAACAGATAGTGTGAACTTCATGGCCGGTAACTTGACTGGTCAGGTTCGTGATATTGCAGAAGTTACCAAGGCAGTGGCAACAGGAGACTTATCTAAGAAAATCACAGTGGATGTTAAAGGAGAGATCCTAGAACTCAAAAATACAATCAACACGATGGTGGATCAGTTGAACTCATTCGCTTCTGAGGTAACCAGGGTTGCGAAAGAGGTGGGAACAGAAGGTAAACTTGGTGGACAAGCGGATGTTCGAGGAGTTGCGGGAACTTGGAAAGACTTAACAGATAGTGTGAACTCGATGGCGTCTAACTTGACAGGTCAGGTGCGTAATATTGCTGAAGTTACTACAGCGGTTGCTCGAGGTGACTTATCCAAGAAAATCACAGTGGATGTTAAAGGAGAGATCCTTGAGTTAAAGGATACCATTAACACTATGGTGGACCAGTTGAACTCATTTGCTTCTGAGGTGACCAGGGTTGCAAGAGAGGTGGGAACTGAGGGAGAGTTAGGTGGCCAGGCAGATGTGAAGGGTGTTGCGGGAACTTGGAAAGACTTAACAGATAGTGTGAACTCGATGGCATCCAACCTAACAGGTCAGGTTCGTAATATTGCCGAAGTTACTACAGCGGTTGCACGAGGAGACTTATCCAAGAAGATCACGGTAGATGTTAAAGGAGAGATCCTCGAATTAAAGGATACCATCAACACTATGGTGGACCAGTTGAATTCCTTCGCTTCTGAGGTAACCAGGGTTGCAAGAGAGGTAGGTACAGAAGGTAAACTTGGCGGACAGGCAAATGTGCAAGGGGTCGCAGGTATCTGGAAAGACTTAACAGATAGTGTGAACTTCATGGCTAATAATCTCACCACACAGGTACGGGGCATCGCTAAAGTTGTGACCTCTGTTGCGAACGGAGACTTAAAGAAAAAGTTATATTTGGAAGCAAAAGGAGAGATTGCAGAACTCTCGGATACGATCAACGATATGATCGATACTTTAGGACTTTTCGGGGACCAGGTGACTACGGTTGCAAAAGAAGTAGGTATTGAGGGAAGATTAGGAGGCCAAGCGAGTGTGCCTGGTGCCGCAGGTCTTTGGAGAAACCTTACAGATAACGTGAATCAGCTCGCTTCTAACTTAACTACTCAGGTAAGGGCGATTGCAGAAGTGGCAACTGGTGTGACCAAGGGAGATCTCTCTCGAACAGTAACCATCCAAGCTGCTGGAGAGGTGGCAGCCTTATCAGACAACATTAACGAAATGATCCGGAACTTGAGAGAAACTACTCGGATCAACACAGAGCAAGACTGGTTAAAAACAAACTTAGCAAAATTCACAAGACTATTACAAGGACAAAGAAACTTAGTCAACGTAAGTAAGCTAATCTTATCTGAACTTGCGCCTCTTGTTTCTGCACAACATGGAGCATTCTTCATTACTGAAAACGTGGAAGAAGGTCCATTACTTAAACTACTCGTCAGTTACGCTTACCAAGAAAGGAAGAATGTATCCAATCGTTTCTATCCGGGAGAAGGTCTGATAGGCCAATGTTTCTTGGAAAAAGAAAGGATACTAGTCACACAAGTTCCTTCCAGCTATATCATGATCAATTCAGCTTTAGGAGAAGCGCCGCCCATCAATATAGTCGTCTTGCCGGTGTTATTCGAAGGAGAAGTGAAAGCAGTGATCGAACTTGCCTCTTTCTCCAACTTCACTCCGATCCATTTGAACTTCTTGGATCAGTTGACTGAAAGTATCGGGATCGTATTGAACACAATTGCAGCAGGGATGAGAACAGAAGAACTTCTGATCCAATCCCAAACTCTGACTGAAGAGTTGCAAGGAAGACAAGAAGAATTGACTAATACCAACCAACGTCTAGAAGAACAAGCCAAATCCCTGAAAGCTTCCGAGGATATGCTCAAGGACCAAAGGGAAGAGCTGCAGGAAAAGAACGAAGAGTTGGAAGAGAAAGCAAGACTACTCGCCAAAAAGAACAGTGAGGTAGAGAGAAAAAACAGAGAGGTAGAACAAGCAAGACACTCCTTAGAGGAAAAAGCTCGTCAGCTTGCACTTACTTCCAGGTATAAATCTGAGTTCTTGGCAAACATGTCTCATGAGTTAAGAACTCCTTTGAACAATATGTTGATCCTTTCTCGTTTATTGTATGATAACGAGAGTAAAAACCTGTCTGAAAAACAGACCGAATACGCAAAAACAATCCATAGTTCCGGAAACGATCTGTTACAGTTGATCAATGACATATTAGATCTTTCTAAAATTGAGTCTGGTAAGATGAGTGTGGATTTGGATTCGGTTTCTATAGAGGAGTTGGGTGGATATTTGGATCGTTCTTTTAGGGAAACTGCAAGAAATAAGGACTTAAAATTCCAAGTAGAAATAGATCCAGAACTTCCTTCCAGGATCACTACTGATTTGCAAAGATTGCAGCAGGTTCTTCAGAATCTTCTGTCAAACGCATTCAAATTTACTCATAAAGGCGGAGTAAAATTAAGGATAGAATCTTCTCCTGCCGGCTGGAGTAAGGATCATAGGATCTTAAACCAAGCAGGTGGTGTGATCGCATTCTCTGTGATAGATACTGGAATTGGTATCTCTCCAGAAAAGCAAGGCTTGATCTTCGAAGCATTCAGGCAAGCAGATGGAAGTACAAGTAGAAAATACGGAGGAACAGGGCTCGGGCTTTCTATTAGTAAAGAAATCACTCGTATATTAGGTGGAGAATTAAAACTGGAAAGTGAACCGGAAGTTGGAAGTAAATTCACCTTATATCTTCCTTTGGATTATATCCAAGTCGAAGAAAATCCAATCGAACCAGATTCAATCAAATGGTCTGAGAATCCGGATAATGATTCTTTCGGTTCCAGCGATTCTTATGTAAGAAGTAAGATTAAAGCCACTCGAAGAGTTTTGGAAGACGAAACCCAAAACGAATTTAAAGAGAAGGTTTTGATTATAGAAGAGGACGAAACATTCGCTAAGTCTCTATTAGAAATTGCTAAAAGTAACGGGTTTAAGGGAACAGTTGCATTGGACGGAAAGAGCGGGATATCTGCATT includes these proteins:
- a CDS encoding HAMP domain-containing protein — protein: MKNAPTIDPKQDKDSINPKQLLEVLTAFKRGDFSKRMPLDQVGIAGKISDLLNDIMDQNDRMVKEFERISNEVGQEGKISQRVSGISSIGSWGACMNSINSLIGNLVQPNTEVMRVIGAVAGGDLSQNMSLEIDGRPLKGEFFRTAKIVNIMVDQLNSFASEVTRVAKEVGTEGKLGGQADVRGVAGTWKDLTDSVNSMASNLTGQVRDIAEVTKAVATGDLSKKITVDVKGEILELKNTINTMVDQLNSFASEVTRVAREVGTEGKLGGQADVRGVAGTWKDLTDSVNSMASNLTGQVRNIAEVTTAVARGDLSKKITVDVKGEILELKNTINTMVDQLNSFASEVTRVAREVGTEGALGGQADVQGVAGTWKDLTDSVNSMASNLTGQVRNIAEVTTAVARGDLSKKITVDVKGEILELKNTINTMVDQLNSFASEVTRVAREVGTEGALGGQADVQGVAGTWKDLTDSVNSMASNLTGQVRNIAEVTTAVARGDLSKKITVDVKGEILELKDTINTMVDQLNSFASEVTRVAREVGTEGKLGGQADVQGVAGTWKDLTDSVNSMASNLTGQVRNIAEVTTAVATGDLSKKITVDVKGEILELKDTINTMVDQLNSFASEVTRVAREVGTEGKLGGQANVRGVAGTWKDLTDSVNSMASNLTGQVRNIAEVTTAVATGDLSKKITVDVKGEILELKNTINTMVDQLNSFASEVTRVAREVGAEGKLGGQADVRGVAGTWKDLTDSVNFMAGNLTGQVRDIAEVTKAVATGDLSKKITVDVKGEILELKNTINTMVDQLNSFASEVTRVAKEVGTEGKLGGQADVRGVAGTWKDLTDSVNSMASNLTGQVRNIAEVTTAVARGDLSKKITVDVKGEILELKDTINTMVDQLNSFASEVTRVAREVGTEGELGGQADVKGVAGTWKDLTDSVNSMASNLTGQVRNIAEVTTAVARGDLSKKITVDVKGEILELKDTINTMVDQLNSFASEVTRVAREVGTEGKLGGQANVQGVAGIWKDLTDSVNFMANNLTTQVRGIAKVVTSVANGDLKKKLYLEAKGEIAELSDTINDMIDTLGLFGDQVTTVAKEVGIEGRLGGQASVPGAAGLWRNLTDNVNQLASNLTTQVRAIAEVATGVTKGDLSRTVTIQAAGEVAALSDNINEMIRNLRETTRINTEQDWLKTNLAKFTRLLQGQRNLVNVSKLILSELAPLVSAQHGAFFITENVEEGPLLKLLVSYAYQERKNVSNRFYPGEGLIGQCFLEKERILVTQVPSSYIMINSALGEAPPINIVVLPVLFEGEVKAVIELASFSNFTPIHLNFLDQLTESIGIVLNTIAAGMRTEELLIQSQTLTEELQGRQEELTNTNQRLEEQAKSLKASEDMLKDQREELQEKNEELEEKARLLAKKNSEVERKNREVEQARHSLEEKARQLALTSRYKSEFLANMSHELRTPLNNMLILSRLLYDNESKNLSEKQTEYAKTIHSSGNDLLQLINDILDLSKIESGKMSVDLDSVSIEELGGYLDRSFRETARNKDLKFQVEIDPELPSRITTDLQRLQQVLQNLLSNAFKFTHKGGVKLRIESSPAGWSKDHRILNQAGGVIAFSVIDTGIGISPEKQGLIFEAFRQADGSTSRKYGGTGLGLSISKEITRILGGELKLESEPEVGSKFTLYLPLDYIQVEENPIEPDSIKWSENPDNDSFGSSDSYVRSKIKATRRVLEDETQNEFKEKVLIIEEDETFAKSLLEIAKSNGFKGTVALDGKSGISALQESSFNAVLLDVQLSDMDGSLILNWLKRNPKLRQLPVHVLSGENDWRRSLEIGAISHLRKPVGIESLNEAFEKIKTYLHKTDKTLYVCGIDKEHSEFLMEKLTSKDLVLKSIDSGQELLDILQKEIPDCILIGNEFDDMSVSDLVSKVTLLDPERTLILFYSDNENGSESFQKLLSFNGSNILKFVNSYATSLEEIKIHLHEPESISKSGDTYSLEGHKVLIVDDDVRNIFALTSMLELHKMKIHYAENALDGINILEKNPDIEIVLMDVMMPDMDGYEAMKVIRSKVEFTNLPILALTAKAMKGDREKCIEAGATEYITKPVSVDHLLSLLRVLLCR